In one Erythrobacteraceae bacterium WH01K genomic region, the following are encoded:
- a CDS encoding TonB-dependent receptor — protein sequence MAQDAESPEAAPQGDEDGDEVIVVRGFRASLESAVNEKRRSDLILESVTAEDIGKLPDDSIGESIARLPGVTSQRLNGRANVIAIRGFGPDFSQTLLNGREQTSTGDNRAIEFDQYPSEVVNQVVVYKTPSASLVGQGLVGTIDVRTIRPLDQRERILAIGAKGSYADLGALNAGSKEFGFRVNGTYVDQFADDTVGIALSAAYTDEPYQLQEFNAWGYAGSGEPGSPFVIGGSKSFVTSTQLQRIGVSGTLEIDFTDSLTLTTDAFYSNFDDDQSKRGIELPLGFGAFGTTFDSSTATTVDTEFGEFASSGTFENVEGVIRNDIFQRQADLYSGGLNLEYDNGDGWNAFVDFGYSRTDRNELSIESYSGTGYNAGVGATDTIGFQSDRNGTSFQPSLDYSDPTQIVLTDPLGWGGSRVQAGYYNNRIIEDELKQYRVGISRELDGFVSKVLFGLSYTNRDKSLTPDEFFVQPRAGLTEIAIPDQFLLRNTDLDYLGLGPIVSYDARDIIASGELVLDRNLSNDIPAKAFRISEDLMTIYGQLDIDQQLGAGILTGNIGVQAIQTDQTSSGLAFAGGQQVNVSLGDSYWDVLPSANLSLRLDSDWVFRIAASRQIQRPRLDDLRVAIGYGININPSESPTGVAPFISGGGGNPLLRPYRANAVDFNIEKYFGGGGQGVVALQFFYKDIKSYIDRARFVFDYSAFPDPAGQPVATQIGLLDAPTNTGGGDFYGAEASIVFPLDIITPALDGFGVTGGLGWTDSKVENANGDEAVIPGYSKWVANGTAYYEKNGFNARGSVRHRSSFLADFTGFGGSPTRRRARAETIIDAQIGYDFEGGALDGLSIYLQGQNLTNQPFVSQFDVPVPEAVIDYQEYGRRFLAGFTYKF from the coding sequence ATGGCACAGGACGCGGAATCGCCGGAAGCGGCCCCGCAAGGAGACGAGGACGGCGACGAAGTCATCGTGGTCCGCGGCTTTCGCGCCTCGCTGGAAAGCGCGGTCAACGAGAAGCGCCGCAGCGACCTGATCCTGGAATCGGTCACTGCCGAGGACATCGGCAAGCTGCCGGACGACTCCATCGGCGAATCCATTGCCCGTCTGCCCGGCGTCACGTCGCAGCGCCTGAACGGCCGCGCCAACGTGATCGCCATTCGTGGTTTCGGCCCCGATTTCTCGCAGACGCTGCTGAACGGACGCGAGCAGACGTCGACCGGCGACAACCGCGCGATCGAATTCGACCAGTATCCTTCCGAAGTCGTCAACCAGGTGGTCGTGTACAAGACGCCGAGCGCCTCTCTTGTCGGCCAGGGCCTGGTCGGGACGATCGATGTCCGTACGATCCGCCCGCTCGACCAGCGAGAGCGCATCCTGGCGATCGGCGCTAAGGGATCCTATGCCGATCTCGGCGCGCTCAACGCCGGGTCGAAGGAATTCGGCTTCCGCGTGAACGGCACCTATGTCGACCAGTTCGCGGACGACACGGTCGGCATCGCGCTGTCCGCCGCCTATACCGACGAGCCGTACCAGCTGCAGGAATTCAACGCCTGGGGCTATGCCGGCAGCGGCGAGCCGGGCTCGCCCTTCGTCATCGGCGGTTCGAAAAGCTTCGTGACTTCCACGCAGCTGCAGCGCATCGGCGTGTCCGGTACGCTGGAGATCGACTTCACGGACAGCCTGACGCTGACCACCGATGCATTCTATTCCAATTTCGACGATGACCAGTCGAAACGCGGCATCGAGCTTCCCCTGGGCTTCGGAGCCTTCGGCACCACCTTCGATTCCTCGACCGCCACCACCGTGGACACCGAATTCGGCGAGTTCGCGTCGTCCGGCACGTTCGAGAATGTCGAAGGCGTCATCCGCAACGACATCTTCCAGCGCCAGGCCGACCTCTATTCCGGCGGGCTGAACCTGGAATACGACAATGGCGACGGATGGAACGCCTTCGTCGATTTCGGCTATTCCCGCACCGACCGCAACGAACTGAGCATCGAGAGCTATTCGGGCACCGGATACAATGCAGGCGTCGGGGCGACCGATACGATCGGTTTCCAGTCCGACCGCAACGGCACCAGCTTCCAGCCTTCGCTCGACTACAGCGATCCCACGCAGATCGTCCTGACCGACCCGCTCGGCTGGGGTGGCAGCCGCGTGCAGGCGGGCTATTACAACAACCGCATCATCGAGGACGAGCTGAAGCAGTACCGCGTGGGAATCTCGCGCGAACTGGACGGCTTCGTCAGCAAGGTGCTGTTCGGCCTGTCCTATACCAATCGCGACAAGAGCCTGACGCCGGACGAATTCTTCGTGCAGCCGCGCGCCGGCCTGACCGAAATCGCCATTCCGGACCAGTTCCTGCTGCGCAATACCGATCTCGATTACCTGGGCCTGGGGCCCATCGTCAGCTACGATGCACGCGACATCATCGCCTCGGGCGAACTGGTGCTCGACCGCAACCTGTCGAACGACATCCCGGCCAAGGCCTTCCGCATCAGCGAAGACCTGATGACAATCTACGGCCAGCTGGATATCGACCAGCAGCTGGGCGCCGGCATCCTGACCGGTAATATCGGGGTCCAGGCGATCCAGACCGACCAGACATCCTCCGGCCTTGCCTTCGCAGGTGGCCAGCAGGTCAACGTCTCGCTGGGTGACAGTTACTGGGACGTCCTGCCGTCGGCCAACCTGTCGCTTCGGCTCGACAGCGACTGGGTGTTCCGCATTGCCGCCAGCCGCCAAATCCAGCGCCCGCGCCTGGACGACCTGCGCGTTGCCATCGGCTACGGCATCAATATCAATCCCTCGGAAAGCCCGACCGGCGTCGCGCCCTTCATCAGCGGCGGCGGCGGCAACCCGCTGCTGCGTCCGTACCGCGCCAACGCCGTCGACTTCAATATCGAGAAATATTTCGGCGGCGGGGGCCAGGGCGTGGTCGCGCTCCAGTTCTTCTACAAGGACATCAAGAGCTATATCGACCGCGCGCGCTTCGTGTTCGATTACTCGGCCTTCCCGGACCCGGCGGGCCAGCCTGTGGCGACGCAGATCGGCCTGCTGGATGCACCTACCAATACGGGCGGCGGCGATTTCTACGGGGCAGAGGCGTCCATCGTCTTCCCGCTGGACATCATCACGCCTGCATTGGACGGGTTCGGCGTGACCGGCGGCCTCGGCTGGACGGACTCCAAGGTGGAGAACGCGAATGGCGACGAAGCGGTCATCCCGGGTTACTCGAAATGGGTCGCAAACGGCACTGCCTATTACGAGAAGAACGGCTTCAACGCCCGCGGCAGCGTGCGTCACCGCTCCTCCTTCTTGGCCGACTTCACCGGCTTCGGCGGATCGCCCACGCGGCGCCGTGCGCGGGCCGAGACCATCATCGACGCCCAGATCGGCTATGACTTCGAAGGCGGCGCGCTCGATGGCCTGTCGATCTACCTGCAGGGCCAGAACCTGACCAACCAGCCCTTCGTGTCGCAATTCGACGTGCCGGTTCCCGAAGCGGTCATCGACTACCAGGAATATGGTCGCCGGTTCCTCGCAGGCTTCACCTACAAGTTCTGA
- a CDS encoding glycoside hydrolase family 97 protein, whose translation MTRLLATIALGALAAPLAAAEVASPDGRIVAEMDVDGDGVPFYRVTRDGKEIIAESDLGFTFSDAEMMRRNFVVESEARDSHDGTWEQPWGERRFVRDHHNELAVTFRETRNTADRALTVRMRVFDDGVGFRYEFPDDPDQPVWNITNELTEFNIASPGTAWWIPGGDWNRYEMVYQETPVDAVSIAHTPMTMRLDDGTHLSFHEAALVDYSGMWLRRMDGQRFRAMLAPSSRGAKVVREGAFTTPWRTIRIGDEAAHLVENDLELNLNEPNRLGDVAWVEPAKYIGIWWGMISNRWTWGTSERHGATTERAKEYIDFAAEHGFRGVLIEGWNIGWDGDWFNNGREFSFTQDYPDFDLEDVAAYARSKGVRIIGHHETSGNIANYEKQLGDALDLYESLGIDWIKTGYVADAGGIVSCNADIDDPCDENTELFEWHDGQRQVQHHQMVVEEAARRRIAINPHEPVKDTGIRRTYPNWVAREGARGQEYNAWGPFNNGPEHDPTLVYTRMLSGPMDYTPGVLSLKGDQDVPIASTLAKQLGLYLAIYSPIQMAADFIESLEAHPRELDFIKQVPADWAESHLVAGEVGDYAIFARKDRASEDWYLGGVNDATQRTVDLPLDVLDDGVVYEAQVWKDGPGATYLTEDRHDIAYDTVMLTSDDTYTVRLAPGGGFAMRLVPQE comes from the coding sequence ATGACACGCCTTCTTGCCACCATCGCCCTTGGCGCATTGGCCGCCCCCTTGGCCGCTGCCGAAGTCGCTTCGCCCGATGGCCGCATCGTGGCAGAAATGGACGTCGATGGCGACGGCGTGCCGTTTTACCGCGTCACACGCGATGGCAAGGAAATCATCGCCGAAAGCGACCTGGGCTTTACCTTCAGCGATGCCGAGATGATGCGCCGCAACTTCGTGGTCGAGAGTGAGGCGCGCGACAGTCATGACGGCACCTGGGAGCAGCCATGGGGCGAACGCCGCTTCGTACGCGACCATCACAACGAGCTGGCTGTCACGTTTCGCGAGACGCGCAATACTGCCGACCGCGCGCTGACCGTCCGCATGCGGGTATTCGATGACGGCGTGGGCTTTCGCTATGAATTCCCGGATGATCCCGACCAACCGGTATGGAACATCACGAACGAACTGACGGAGTTCAATATCGCATCGCCGGGCACCGCGTGGTGGATCCCGGGCGGCGACTGGAACCGATACGAGATGGTGTACCAGGAAACGCCGGTCGACGCGGTGTCGATTGCCCACACGCCCATGACCATGCGGCTGGACGACGGGACGCATCTGTCGTTCCACGAAGCGGCGCTGGTGGATTATTCCGGCATGTGGCTGCGCCGGATGGATGGGCAGCGCTTTCGCGCCATGCTGGCCCCGTCCAGCCGCGGTGCGAAGGTCGTGCGCGAGGGCGCTTTCACGACGCCCTGGCGCACCATTCGCATCGGCGACGAGGCTGCCCACCTGGTCGAGAACGATCTGGAACTGAACCTCAACGAGCCGAATAGGCTGGGCGACGTCGCATGGGTGGAGCCGGCGAAATATATCGGTATCTGGTGGGGAATGATCTCCAATCGCTGGACTTGGGGCACCAGCGAACGTCACGGTGCGACGACCGAGCGCGCGAAGGAGTATATCGATTTCGCCGCCGAGCATGGCTTTCGCGGCGTCCTGATCGAAGGCTGGAACATCGGCTGGGATGGCGACTGGTTCAACAATGGCCGCGAATTCAGCTTCACGCAGGATTATCCCGATTTCGACCTCGAAGACGTAGCCGCGTATGCGCGCTCGAAGGGGGTGCGGATCATCGGGCACCATGAAACCAGCGGGAACATCGCCAACTACGAAAAACAGCTGGGCGACGCGCTCGACCTTTACGAGAGCCTCGGCATCGACTGGATCAAGACCGGCTATGTTGCGGATGCCGGCGGGATCGTGTCCTGCAATGCGGACATCGACGATCCGTGCGACGAGAATACCGAACTGTTCGAATGGCACGACGGACAGCGGCAGGTGCAGCACCACCAAATGGTGGTGGAAGAGGCAGCAAGGCGCCGGATCGCCATCAACCCGCATGAGCCGGTAAAGGATACAGGCATCAGGCGCACCTATCCCAACTGGGTCGCCCGGGAAGGCGCGCGGGGGCAGGAATACAATGCGTGGGGGCCGTTCAACAACGGACCGGAACATGACCCCACGCTGGTCTATACCCGCATGCTGTCGGGCCCGATGGACTACACGCCGGGCGTGCTTTCGCTGAAGGGCGACCAGGACGTGCCTATCGCATCGACGCTGGCGAAACAGCTCGGTCTTTATCTCGCCATTTATTCGCCGATCCAGATGGCCGCCGACTTCATCGAAAGCCTGGAAGCCCATCCGCGGGAACTGGATTTCATCAAGCAGGTCCCCGCCGATTGGGCCGAAAGCCATCTGGTCGCGGGCGAAGTGGGCGATTACGCGATCTTCGCGCGCAAGGACCGGGCGAGCGAAGACTGGTATCTTGGCGGCGTAAACGATGCGACGCAGCGGACGGTGGATCTGCCTCTAGATGTGCTGGACGATGGCGTCGTATACGAAGCGCAGGTGTGGAAGGACGGGCCGGGTGCGACCTATCTGACAGAGGACCGGCACGATATCGCCTACGATACCGTCATGCTGACATCGGACGATACCTATACCGTGCGCCTCGCCCCTGGAGGCGGCTTTGCCATGCGGCTGGTCCCCCAGGAGTGA
- a CDS encoding alpha-amylase family glycosyl hydrolase, translating to MIRKAALLLAASAGLALPACAGTPPAQIAAQGPASGTEQDFRARPVTDEVIYFVLPDRFANGDTTNDDGGYGPDRLASGYDPTHKGWYHGGDLKGLTEKLDYIQGLGVTAIWFAPIFKNKPVQGDPGNPGSLSAGYHGYWVTDFTRVDPHFGTNAEFKAFVDAAHARGMKVYMDIITNHTADVIRYAEDEYAYRSKGEYPYSTRGGVDGAPINTGFVGDDDPAAANWAALTDPAYAYTPVVPKAEKDIKVPAWLNDPIYYHNRGDSAWVGESSVYGDFVGLDDLFTEHPRVVQGMIDIFGGWIDEFGIDGFRIDTAKHVNPGFWQQFVPAIRARAAAAGIPNFHVFGEVYWSNPVQPLGAEIMAKSGLPYTLDFGFAAAAQEVAGGKSAPSMMADLMEQDAVYPGGADTAPGLPTFLGNHDMGRFSMFVRDHAEGAGEDEILARVMLGHAMMFTLRGVPTIYYGDEQGFVSDGNDQLAREDMFPSRTDVYNDNDLLGTDAITAQDNFDTRHPLYELIAALAEVRLSSPALMRGTTAVRAFDHEGPGLLAVERHDPASGERVLVAFNTSNAPITRHVEVDYGATGVSALMGQCPLSLAARGSMRIDLPALGYTACTLTSGAD from the coding sequence ATGATCCGCAAAGCCGCCCTCCTGCTGGCCGCCAGTGCCGGGCTTGCGCTCCCCGCCTGCGCCGGCACGCCGCCCGCACAAATTGCAGCGCAAGGCCCGGCATCAGGTACAGAGCAGGATTTCCGCGCCCGCCCGGTCACGGACGAGGTTATCTATTTCGTCCTGCCCGACCGCTTCGCCAATGGCGATACCACCAATGACGACGGCGGCTATGGGCCGGACAGGCTCGCTAGCGGCTACGATCCGACCCACAAGGGCTGGTATCACGGCGGCGATTTGAAGGGGCTGACCGAAAAGCTCGATTACATCCAGGGATTGGGCGTCACGGCGATCTGGTTCGCGCCGATTTTCAAGAACAAGCCCGTCCAGGGCGATCCCGGCAATCCGGGCTCGCTCAGCGCGGGCTATCACGGATACTGGGTGACCGATTTCACCCGGGTCGATCCGCATTTCGGCACCAATGCCGAATTCAAGGCCTTCGTCGACGCGGCGCATGCGCGCGGGATGAAAGTCTACATGGACATCATCACCAACCACACCGCCGATGTGATCCGCTATGCGGAGGACGAATACGCCTATCGCAGCAAGGGCGAATATCCCTATTCCACGCGCGGCGGGGTAGATGGCGCGCCGATCAATACCGGCTTTGTCGGCGACGATGATCCGGCCGCGGCGAACTGGGCGGCGCTTACCGACCCGGCCTATGCCTACACGCCCGTCGTCCCGAAGGCTGAGAAGGATATCAAGGTTCCGGCCTGGCTGAACGATCCGATCTACTATCACAACCGCGGCGACAGCGCGTGGGTCGGCGAAAGCAGCGTCTATGGCGATTTCGTCGGGCTGGACGACCTGTTCACGGAGCATCCGCGCGTGGTCCAGGGCATGATCGACATCTTCGGCGGCTGGATCGACGAATTCGGTATCGACGGTTTCCGCATCGACACCGCGAAGCATGTGAACCCCGGATTCTGGCAGCAATTCGTGCCCGCCATCCGGGCCCGCGCCGCAGCCGCAGGCATTCCCAATTTCCACGTCTTCGGCGAAGTGTACTGGAGCAATCCGGTCCAGCCGCTGGGCGCGGAAATCATGGCGAAGTCGGGCCTGCCCTACACGCTGGACTTCGGCTTCGCAGCCGCTGCACAAGAAGTCGCCGGCGGAAAAAGCGCGCCGTCCATGATGGCCGATCTGATGGAACAGGACGCGGTCTATCCCGGAGGGGCCGACACGGCGCCGGGCCTGCCGACATTCCTCGGCAATCACGACATGGGGCGGTTCTCCATGTTCGTGCGAGACCATGCGGAAGGGGCGGGCGAAGACGAGATCCTCGCCCGCGTCATGCTGGGCCATGCCATGATGTTCACCCTGCGCGGCGTGCCGACCATCTATTACGGCGACGAACAGGGCTTCGTCAGCGACGGCAACGACCAGCTGGCGCGCGAGGATATGTTCCCCAGCCGCACCGACGTCTACAACGACAACGACCTGCTGGGCACCGATGCGATTACCGCGCAGGACAATTTCGACACGCGTCATCCGCTGTACGAACTGATCGCGGCCCTTGCCGAGGTCCGCCTTTCCAGCCCTGCCCTGATGCGCGGTACGACCGCAGTGCGCGCCTTCGATCACGAAGGTCCCGGCCTGCTGGCCGTGGAACGGCACGATCCTGCGTCGGGTGAGCGGGTGCTCGTCGCTTTCAACACCTCGAACGCGCCCATTACCCGTCATGTCGAAGTCGATTACGGTGCCACCGGCGTATCCGCGCTGATGGGACAGTGCCCGCTCTCGCTGGCAGCGCGCGGCAGCATGCGGATCGACCTGCCGGCCCTCGGCTATACCGCCTGCACGCTGACGAGCGGGGCAGACTGA
- a CDS encoding tryptophan 7-halogenase has product MPNPALPPIVIAGGGSAGWMAAATLARFSGREIVLVESDAIGTVGVGEATIPQIRLFNAALGIDEGTFLRETKGTFKLAIEFDGWSGEGASYLHAFGSVGHPSGVLPFHHYWLRARAEGQAGPLADYCLTDIAARGGRMQFFRAEPGQPAPDLPWAYHFDAGLYAAMLRRYSEERGVRRVEGAIVSVERDGDTGDIAALVLEDGTRVEGGIFLDCTGFRSLLLGETLGTGFEDWSHWLPCDRAVAVPCASAGDLTPYTRAIARKAGWQWRIPLQHRIGNGHVFSSEFMSEDEATAILLGAIDGEPLGQPRTLRFRTGMRTRQWERNCLALGLAAGFMEPLESTSIHLIQSSIARLLQMLPGKACEKAVRDEFNRQARFEWERIRDFLILHYVANGRTTEPFWDRCRAVQIPDTLAAKIALYRASGTIHREHEELFTEPGWLQVLTGQGIVPGSYNPIADQMPAAQLSAMLERIASRNRQTVQSMADHADFLRAVIDHSQRKSA; this is encoded by the coding sequence GTGCCCAATCCTGCCCTACCCCCGATAGTGATTGCCGGCGGCGGCAGCGCCGGGTGGATGGCGGCTGCCACGCTTGCGCGCTTCTCGGGGCGCGAAATCGTCCTCGTCGAAAGCGATGCCATCGGTACGGTCGGCGTTGGCGAGGCGACCATTCCGCAGATCCGCCTTTTCAACGCGGCTCTCGGCATCGACGAAGGCACCTTCCTGCGCGAGACGAAGGGCACCTTCAAGCTCGCCATCGAGTTCGACGGATGGTCGGGCGAAGGGGCAAGCTACCTCCACGCTTTCGGGTCCGTGGGCCATCCTTCCGGCGTCCTTCCGTTCCACCATTACTGGCTGCGCGCTCGCGCGGAAGGACAAGCAGGGCCGCTTGCCGACTATTGCCTCACCGATATCGCGGCGCGCGGCGGCAGGATGCAGTTCTTCCGGGCAGAGCCGGGCCAGCCTGCGCCCGATCTGCCCTGGGCCTATCACTTCGATGCCGGGCTCTATGCCGCGATGCTGCGCCGCTATTCCGAAGAGCGCGGGGTGCGGCGGGTCGAAGGCGCGATCGTCTCTGTCGAACGCGATGGCGACACCGGCGATATTGCAGCGTTGGTGCTGGAAGATGGCACGCGGGTGGAAGGCGGGATCTTCCTCGACTGCACGGGTTTCCGCTCGCTCCTGCTGGGCGAAACGCTCGGCACCGGGTTCGAGGACTGGTCGCATTGGCTCCCTTGCGACCGTGCCGTCGCGGTGCCCTGCGCCTCTGCAGGTGATCTGACGCCCTATACCCGGGCGATCGCGCGCAAGGCGGGCTGGCAGTGGCGCATCCCGCTGCAGCACCGGATCGGCAACGGCCATGTCTTCAGCAGCGAGTTCATGAGCGAGGACGAGGCCACTGCGATTCTTCTGGGCGCTATCGATGGCGAGCCATTGGGCCAGCCCCGCACCCTGCGCTTCAGGACCGGCATGCGAACGCGACAGTGGGAACGCAACTGCCTCGCTCTCGGCCTGGCCGCCGGCTTCATGGAGCCGCTTGAATCGACATCCATCCACCTGATCCAGTCGTCCATCGCACGCCTTCTCCAGATGCTTCCCGGAAAGGCATGCGAAAAGGCTGTCAGGGACGAATTCAACCGGCAGGCCCGGTTCGAGTGGGAGCGTATCCGCGACTTCCTGATCCTGCATTATGTCGCAAATGGCAGGACCACAGAACCGTTCTGGGATCGCTGCCGGGCCGTGCAAATCCCCGACACGCTTGCGGCGAAAATTGCTCTCTACAGGGCCAGCGGCACGATCCACCGTGAACACGAGGAATTGTTCACCGAACCGGGCTGGCTGCAGGTCCTGACGGGACAGGGCATTGTCCCCGGCAGCTACAATCCGATCGCGGACCAGATGCCTGCCGCTCAGCTTTCCGCGATGCTGGAGCGGATCGCATCCCGCAATCGGCAGACCGTCCAATCCATGGCAGACCACGCAGATTTCCTGCGCGCCGTCATCGACCATTCGCAGAGGAAATCCGCATGA
- a CDS encoding alpha-amylase family glycosyl hydrolase, with translation MASVSMQDPASATQEDLPWWQGAAIYQIYPRSFMDSDGDGVGDLPGITSRLDHVASLGVDAIWVSPFFTSPMRDFGYDVADYCDVDPLFGTLADFDAMVARAHELGLKVLIDQVYSHTSDEHPWFRESRASRDNPKADWYVWADARPDGTPPSNWQSVFGGPAWTWDARRGQYYMHNFLSSQPQVNGHHPDVQDALLSAMQFWLDRGVDGFRVDALNFLMHDPHLRDNPPAPPSDKPRTRPFDFQRRVYNQSHPGIPGFIARMRRLTDRYDAIFTVAEVGGDDAEEEMKAFTKGDTHLNSAYGFNFLYADRLTPGLVCGALAQWSGEEGAGWPSWAFENHDAPRALSRWCAPEHRDAFARLKIALLASLRGNIILWQGEELGLTQVDIPFDQLHDPEAIANWPLTLSRDGARTPMPWEAGAPSAGFGADQPWLPHGEENVARAVDVQNADDGSLLSFTREVLALRNAAPALHHGDVRSCEAAGSVLDLVREYRGTQVRCLFNLSPDPIAIDAAGRILLAVNGAAPGTLPGHAALFLETEL, from the coding sequence ATGGCCAGTGTCAGCATGCAAGACCCGGCATCCGCGACGCAGGAAGACCTGCCGTGGTGGCAGGGCGCGGCAATCTACCAGATCTATCCCCGCAGTTTCATGGATTCCGATGGCGACGGCGTGGGCGATTTGCCGGGCATTACCAGCCGGCTGGACCATGTCGCCTCGCTGGGTGTCGATGCCATCTGGGTGTCGCCTTTCTTCACGTCACCCATGCGGGATTTCGGATATGACGTGGCCGATTACTGCGACGTCGATCCTCTGTTCGGGACCCTGGCCGATTTCGACGCGATGGTTGCGCGCGCACACGAACTGGGCCTGAAAGTCCTGATCGACCAGGTATATTCGCACACTTCGGACGAACATCCGTGGTTCCGCGAAAGCCGCGCCAGCCGCGACAATCCAAAGGCCGACTGGTATGTCTGGGCCGATGCCAGGCCGGACGGAACGCCGCCCAGCAACTGGCAATCGGTCTTCGGCGGGCCGGCATGGACCTGGGATGCACGGCGCGGCCAGTATTACATGCACAATTTCCTCAGCAGCCAGCCGCAGGTGAACGGACACCATCCCGATGTGCAGGACGCCCTGCTGTCGGCCATGCAGTTCTGGCTGGACAGGGGCGTCGACGGCTTTCGCGTGGATGCGCTGAACTTCCTGATGCACGACCCGCATTTGCGCGATAATCCCCCTGCCCCGCCCAGCGACAAGCCGCGCACGAGGCCGTTCGATTTCCAGCGGCGCGTCTACAACCAATCCCACCCCGGTATTCCGGGCTTCATCGCCCGCATGCGCCGGCTGACGGACCGCTACGATGCCATCTTCACCGTCGCTGAAGTCGGCGGCGACGATGCGGAGGAAGAGATGAAGGCGTTCACGAAGGGCGATACGCATCTCAATTCCGCGTACGGTTTCAATTTCCTCTATGCCGACCGGCTGACCCCCGGCTTGGTCTGCGGCGCGCTGGCGCAGTGGTCCGGCGAGGAAGGGGCTGGCTGGCCCAGCTGGGCGTTCGAGAACCATGACGCACCGCGGGCACTGTCCCGCTGGTGCGCTCCGGAACACCGCGACGCCTTCGCCCGGCTGAAGATCGCTCTCCTCGCGTCCCTGCGCGGCAATATCATCCTGTGGCAGGGCGAAGAGCTGGGGCTGACGCAGGTCGACATCCCTTTCGACCAGCTGCACGATCCCGAAGCCATCGCCAACTGGCCGCTGACCCTCTCGCGCGACGGTGCGCGCACCCCGATGCCGTGGGAAGCGGGCGCGCCTTCTGCCGGGTTCGGAGCGGACCAGCCATGGCTGCCGCATGGCGAGGAAAACGTCGCGAGGGCCGTCGATGTCCAGAACGCGGACGACGGCTCCCTCCTCTCTTTCACGCGCGAGGTGCTGGCGCTGCGCAACGCTGCCCCGGCCCTCCATCACGGAGACGTGCGGTCGTGCGAGGCAGCAGGCTCGGTGCTGGACCTCGTCCGGGAATATCGGGGTACGCAGGTCCGCTGCCTGTTCAACCTTTCGCCCGATCCGATCGCGATCGATGCTGCGGGCCGCATCCTGCTGGCCGTCAACGGCGCAGCGCCCGGCACACTGCCGGGCCATGCCGCCCTGTTCCTGGAGACCGAGCTATGA